A genomic segment from Nicotiana tabacum cultivar K326 chromosome 7, ASM71507v2, whole genome shotgun sequence encodes:
- the LOC107818026 gene encoding myosin-binding protein 1 isoform X3, with amino-acid sequence MDVKETFSKGKTKGPFSITAALTTAFLEWLLMIFLFMDGAFAYLVTKFAQYCQLQVPCLLCSRLDHVLGKEKAGFYWDLICPNHKLKISSLVLCHSHNNLVDVHGMCESCLFSFATVNKSNAETYRLLVGKLGADSHLADKDPLLEEKTSCSAGKIKCYCCKEECVSRGYSQKLFKFTSLCADAAQLDAPLSETKEIGNEPSVSVYDPLPHLEYKKVKVSSDSESEAAHSDGDSARSLIRARDNSINDSLDRCLHPEPQTFTFTDDLATEKLVHSASVPEPSLLDAEIDFRCRDFPSNMTSAAAVEHGLQELNWQEAEQKTDASAPAELITFDEATPLSIVNENLVDVARETSAAEMVNQVVKVRGEVSRTRSDEIPKSGAELDSKPETNEISLQTAGSFDLGDAYKLAVGNRSRQLSGKFLEQMSFKDSTRMSEDLKVLLTQLSSPRVTDTILSEMSPRVSVNGEEIRTSEASNFIGMQILHKRISLERNESGLSLEGSAVSEIEGESVSDRLKRQVEYDRKLMAALYKELEEERNASSVAANQAMAMITRLQEEKAALNMEALQCLRVLEEQAEYDNEALQKANDLLAQKEKEIQDLEAELELYKKKLGNMALFDDALEASYDSNNAKQAYTNCSEGCSSFPDVNADIPTSKYGMSSGEENIYKRSLILDFESERQQIMFCLNKLEERLHLFSKHEAIQESANVNSEFSTEEWVEVGNPKELDNSESSRSNGEIEENVRLEPTVDTSLSGVEVSTCKFPYESKYRQCADGDSELETLKNELSVLSSRLNALETEHCFLEHSINSLRNGDEGHRFIKEIAGHLRQLHFVWDRTNGDLASK; translated from the exons ATGGATGTAAAGGAGACTTTTAGTAAAGGAAAAACTAAAGGTCCTTTTAGTATAACAGCAGCTTTAACTACAGCATTTCTTGAATGGTTGCTCATGATTTTTCTGTTTATGGACGGTGCTTTCGCCTACTTAGTTACAAAGTTTGCTCAGTATTGCCAATTACAAGTTCCATGTTTGCTTTGCTCGAGGCTGGATCATGTGCTTGGCAAGGAAAAAGCTGGATTTTACTGGGATTTAATATGCCCCAATCATAAGTTGAAGATATCTTCATTAGTTCTTTGTCATTCTCACAATAACCTGGTTGATGTTCATGGGATGTGTGAGAGTTGCCTGTTCTCATTTGCTACAGTAAATAAGTCGAATGCCGAAACCTATAGATTGCTGGTTGGAAAACTTGGGGCAGATTCTCACCTTGCTGATAAGGATCCTTTACTCGAGGAGAAAACCAGTTGTTCCgcaggaaaaataaaatgttattGTTGTAAAGAGGAATGTGTTTCCAGAGGATATTCCCAAAAATTGTTCAAGTTTACATCTTTGTGCGCTGATGCAGCTCAACTTGATGCGCCTTTATCTGAAACTAAGGAGATTGGAAATGAGCCATCTGTTTCAGTCTATGATCCTTTGCCTCATTTGGAATATAAAAAGGTTAAGGTTAGCTCTGATTCTGAATCAGAAGCTGCACACTCAGATGGTGATAGTGCTAGGTCTCTAATCCGTGCAAGGGACAATTCTATAAATGATTCTTTAGATAGATGTTTGCATCCGGAACCTCAGACTTTTACTTTCACTGATGACCTTGCTACTGAGAAACTTGTACATTCAGCTTCAGTGCCCGAACCATCACTTCTAGATGCAGAAATTGATTTCAGATGTAGAGATTTCCCTTCTAATATGACATCTGCTGCAGCAGTTGAGCATGGATTACAGGAACTCAACTGGCAGGAAGCTGAACAGAAGACTGATGCATCTGCCCCAGCTGAGCTTATAACTTTTGATGAAGCCACCCCTTTGTCCATTGTCAATGAAAATCTTGTTGATGTAGCTAGAGAGACCT CAGCTGCGGAGATGGTCAACCAAGTTGTCAAAGTTCGTGGGGAAGTCTCTCGGACAAGAAGTGATGAGATCCCGAAGAGTGGAGCAGAATTGGATTCTAAACCAGAGACAAATGAGATTAGTTTACAAACAGCTGGTTCATTTGATCTAGGTGATGCTTATAAGTTGGCTGTTGGCAATAGATCAAGGCAATTATCCGGAAAGTTTTTGGAGCAGATGTCATTCAAGGATTCTACACGAATGAGTGAAGATCTGAAGGTCTTACTTACGCAACTGTCTTCTCCTCGTGTTACTGATACTATATTGAGTGAGATGAGTCCTCGGGTGTCTGTAAATGGTGAGGAAATTAGAACTTCTGAAGCTTCTAACTTTATTGGAATGCAGATACTTCATAAAAGGATCTCGCTTGAGAGAAATGAATCTGGTTTATCTCTGGAAGGAAGCGCTGTGAGTGAAATTGAAGGTGAGAGTGTGTCTGATCGTTTAAAACGACAGGTGGAGTATGATAGAAAACTAATGGCTGCTCTCTATAAGGAGTTGGAGGAAGAGAGAAATGCGTCCTCAGTTGCTGCAAATCAGGCAATGGCAATGATTACAAGATTACAAGAGGAGAAGGCAGCACTGAACATGGAAGCCCTGCAATGCCTAAGAGTGCTCGAAGAACAAGCTGAATACGACAATGAAGCACTGCAGAAAGCAAATGATCTTCTTGCACAGAAGGAGAAAGAGATTCAAGATTTAGAAGCTGAACTTGAACTTTACAAGAAGAAACTTGGGAACATGGCTCTATTTGATGATGCACTTGAGGCAAGTTATGATTCAAATAATGCTAAGCAAGCTTATACTAATTGCAGTGAAGGCTGTTCATCATTTCCTGACGTGAATGCTGATATACCCACCAGCAAATATGGAATGTCCTCTGGAGAGGAGAACATATATAAGAGGAGTCTGatacttgattttgaaagtgaaagaCAGCAAATTATGTTTTGTTTGAACAAATTGGAAGAAAGGCTCCATTTGTTCTCTAAGCATGAGGCTATTCAGGAGTCTGCTAATGTGAACAGCGAGTTTTCAACAGAAGAATGGGTTGAAGTGGGTAATCCGAAAGAATTGGACAATAGCGAGTCTTCTAGAAGTAATGGTGAAATAGAGGAAAATGTTCGCCTAGAGCCAACCGTCGACACAAGCCTTTCTGGTGTAGAAGTATCTACTTGCAAGTTTCCATATGAGAGCAAATATAGGCAGTGCGCTGATGGAGATTCTGAGTTAGAGACTTTGAAAAATGAGTTATCAGTTTTGAGCAGCAGGCTGAATGCACTTGAAACAGAACACTGCTTTCTTGAGCACTCCATCAACTCACTGAGGAATGGAGATGAGGGGCATCGATTCATTAAGGAGATAGCTGGTCACTTGCGACAGTTGCATTTTGTTTGGGACAGAACAAATGGTGATCTTGCGAGTAAATAA
- the LOC107818027 gene encoding uncharacterized protein At2g34160-like, with product MTTETMTPAAAPTPAQAPAPAPAPAPAPAQAANNNEAQKKSNRIQVSNTKKPLFFYVNLAKRCMQQHTEVELSALGMAITTVVTVAEILKNGGFATEKKVLTSTVGMKDEAKGRMVQKARIEIVLTKSEKFDRLMTPNNNGERAVAQNSAATKNNSDNKEQIKK from the exons ATGACAACTGAAACAATGACACCGGCAGCAGCACCAAcaccagctcaagcaccagcaccagcaccagcaccagcaccagcaccagcacAAGCAGCCAACAACAATGAGGCACAGAAGAAGAGCAACAGAATTCAAGTGTCTAACACCAAAAAACCACTCTTCTTCTATGTCAACCTTGCAAAG AGGTGCATGCAGCAGCATACGGAGGTTGAGCTTTCTGCTTTGGGCATGG CGATCACTACGGTTGTCACAGTTGCTGAGATTTTGAAGAATGGTGGATTTGCCACAGAGAAGA AGGTTTTAACATCCACAGTTGGAATGAAAGATGAGGCCAAAGGTCGCATGGTTCAGAAAGCAAGA ATTGAGATTGTGTTGACAAAGAGCGAAAAATTCGACAGGCTGATGACCCCAAACAATAATGGTGAGCGTgcagtagcacaaaattcagcAGCAACCAAGAATAACAGTGACAACAAGGAGCAAATCAAGAAGTAG
- the LOC107818026 gene encoding myosin-binding protein 1 isoform X2 has protein sequence MLPLSSVQLSFCHCTNFLKMDVKETFSKGKTKGPFSITAALTTAFLEWLLMIFLFMDGAFAYLVTKFAQYCQLQVPCLLCSRLDHVLGKEKAGFYWDLICPNHKLKISSLVLCHSHNNLVDVHGMCESCLFSFATVNKSNAETYRLLVGKLGADSHLADKDPLLEEKTSCSAGKIKCYCCKEECVSRGYSQKLFKFTSLCADAAQLDAPLSETKEIGNEPSVSVYDPLPHLEYKKVKVSSDSESEAAHSDGDSARSLIRARDNSINDSLDRCLHPEPQTFTFTDDLATEKLVHSASVPEPSLLDAEIDFRCRDFPSNMTSAAAVEHGLQELNWQEAEQKTDASAPAELITFDEATPLSIVNENLVDVARETSAEMVNQVVKVRGEVSRTRSDEIPKSGAELDSKPETNEISLQTAGSFDLGDAYKLAVGNRSRQLSGKFLEQMSFKDSTRMSEDLKVLLTQLSSPRVTDTILSEMSPRVSVNGEEIRTSEASNFIGMQILHKRISLERNESGLSLEGSAVSEIEGESVSDRLKRQVEYDRKLMAALYKELEEERNASSVAANQAMAMITRLQEEKAALNMEALQCLRVLEEQAEYDNEALQKANDLLAQKEKEIQDLEAELELYKKKLGNMALFDDALEASYDSNNAKQAYTNCSEGCSSFPDVNADIPTSKYGMSSGEENIYKRSLILDFESERQQIMFCLNKLEERLHLFSKHEAIQESANVNSEFSTEEWVEVGNPKELDNSESSRSNGEIEENVRLEPTVDTSLSGVEVSTCKFPYESKYRQCADGDSELETLKNELSVLSSRLNALETEHCFLEHSINSLRNGDEGHRFIKEIAGHLRQLHFVWDRTNGDLASK, from the exons AT GTTGCCCCTTAGTAGTGTTCAATTATCATTCTGCCATTGCACAAATTTCTTGAAAATGGATGTAAAGGAGACTTTTAGTAAAGGAAAAACTAAAGGTCCTTTTAGTATAACAGCAGCTTTAACTACAGCATTTCTTGAATGGTTGCTCATGATTTTTCTGTTTATGGACGGTGCTTTCGCCTACTTAGTTACAAAGTTTGCTCAGTATTGCCAATTACAAGTTCCATGTTTGCTTTGCTCGAGGCTGGATCATGTGCTTGGCAAGGAAAAAGCTGGATTTTACTGGGATTTAATATGCCCCAATCATAAGTTGAAGATATCTTCATTAGTTCTTTGTCATTCTCACAATAACCTGGTTGATGTTCATGGGATGTGTGAGAGTTGCCTGTTCTCATTTGCTACAGTAAATAAGTCGAATGCCGAAACCTATAGATTGCTGGTTGGAAAACTTGGGGCAGATTCTCACCTTGCTGATAAGGATCCTTTACTCGAGGAGAAAACCAGTTGTTCCgcaggaaaaataaaatgttattGTTGTAAAGAGGAATGTGTTTCCAGAGGATATTCCCAAAAATTGTTCAAGTTTACATCTTTGTGCGCTGATGCAGCTCAACTTGATGCGCCTTTATCTGAAACTAAGGAGATTGGAAATGAGCCATCTGTTTCAGTCTATGATCCTTTGCCTCATTTGGAATATAAAAAGGTTAAGGTTAGCTCTGATTCTGAATCAGAAGCTGCACACTCAGATGGTGATAGTGCTAGGTCTCTAATCCGTGCAAGGGACAATTCTATAAATGATTCTTTAGATAGATGTTTGCATCCGGAACCTCAGACTTTTACTTTCACTGATGACCTTGCTACTGAGAAACTTGTACATTCAGCTTCAGTGCCCGAACCATCACTTCTAGATGCAGAAATTGATTTCAGATGTAGAGATTTCCCTTCTAATATGACATCTGCTGCAGCAGTTGAGCATGGATTACAGGAACTCAACTGGCAGGAAGCTGAACAGAAGACTGATGCATCTGCCCCAGCTGAGCTTATAACTTTTGATGAAGCCACCCCTTTGTCCATTGTCAATGAAAATCTTGTTGATGTAGCTAGAGAGACCT CTGCGGAGATGGTCAACCAAGTTGTCAAAGTTCGTGGGGAAGTCTCTCGGACAAGAAGTGATGAGATCCCGAAGAGTGGAGCAGAATTGGATTCTAAACCAGAGACAAATGAGATTAGTTTACAAACAGCTGGTTCATTTGATCTAGGTGATGCTTATAAGTTGGCTGTTGGCAATAGATCAAGGCAATTATCCGGAAAGTTTTTGGAGCAGATGTCATTCAAGGATTCTACACGAATGAGTGAAGATCTGAAGGTCTTACTTACGCAACTGTCTTCTCCTCGTGTTACTGATACTATATTGAGTGAGATGAGTCCTCGGGTGTCTGTAAATGGTGAGGAAATTAGAACTTCTGAAGCTTCTAACTTTATTGGAATGCAGATACTTCATAAAAGGATCTCGCTTGAGAGAAATGAATCTGGTTTATCTCTGGAAGGAAGCGCTGTGAGTGAAATTGAAGGTGAGAGTGTGTCTGATCGTTTAAAACGACAGGTGGAGTATGATAGAAAACTAATGGCTGCTCTCTATAAGGAGTTGGAGGAAGAGAGAAATGCGTCCTCAGTTGCTGCAAATCAGGCAATGGCAATGATTACAAGATTACAAGAGGAGAAGGCAGCACTGAACATGGAAGCCCTGCAATGCCTAAGAGTGCTCGAAGAACAAGCTGAATACGACAATGAAGCACTGCAGAAAGCAAATGATCTTCTTGCACAGAAGGAGAAAGAGATTCAAGATTTAGAAGCTGAACTTGAACTTTACAAGAAGAAACTTGGGAACATGGCTCTATTTGATGATGCACTTGAGGCAAGTTATGATTCAAATAATGCTAAGCAAGCTTATACTAATTGCAGTGAAGGCTGTTCATCATTTCCTGACGTGAATGCTGATATACCCACCAGCAAATATGGAATGTCCTCTGGAGAGGAGAACATATATAAGAGGAGTCTGatacttgattttgaaagtgaaagaCAGCAAATTATGTTTTGTTTGAACAAATTGGAAGAAAGGCTCCATTTGTTCTCTAAGCATGAGGCTATTCAGGAGTCTGCTAATGTGAACAGCGAGTTTTCAACAGAAGAATGGGTTGAAGTGGGTAATCCGAAAGAATTGGACAATAGCGAGTCTTCTAGAAGTAATGGTGAAATAGAGGAAAATGTTCGCCTAGAGCCAACCGTCGACACAAGCCTTTCTGGTGTAGAAGTATCTACTTGCAAGTTTCCATATGAGAGCAAATATAGGCAGTGCGCTGATGGAGATTCTGAGTTAGAGACTTTGAAAAATGAGTTATCAGTTTTGAGCAGCAGGCTGAATGCACTTGAAACAGAACACTGCTTTCTTGAGCACTCCATCAACTCACTGAGGAATGGAGATGAGGGGCATCGATTCATTAAGGAGATAGCTGGTCACTTGCGACAGTTGCATTTTGTTTGGGACAGAACAAATGGTGATCTTGCGAGTAAATAA
- the LOC107818026 gene encoding myosin-binding protein 1 isoform X4, with the protein MDVKETFSKGKTKGPFSITAALTTAFLEWLLMIFLFMDGAFAYLVTKFAQYCQLQVPCLLCSRLDHVLGKEKAGFYWDLICPNHKLKISSLVLCHSHNNLVDVHGMCESCLFSFATVNKSNAETYRLLVGKLGADSHLADKDPLLEEKTSCSAGKIKCYCCKEECVSRGYSQKLFKFTSLCADAAQLDAPLSETKEIGNEPSVSVYDPLPHLEYKKVKVSSDSESEAAHSDGDSARSLIRARDNSINDSLDRCLHPEPQTFTFTDDLATEKLVHSASVPEPSLLDAEIDFRCRDFPSNMTSAAAVEHGLQELNWQEAEQKTDASAPAELITFDEATPLSIVNENLVDVARETSAEMVNQVVKVRGEVSRTRSDEIPKSGAELDSKPETNEISLQTAGSFDLGDAYKLAVGNRSRQLSGKFLEQMSFKDSTRMSEDLKVLLTQLSSPRVTDTILSEMSPRVSVNGEEIRTSEASNFIGMQILHKRISLERNESGLSLEGSAVSEIEGESVSDRLKRQVEYDRKLMAALYKELEEERNASSVAANQAMAMITRLQEEKAALNMEALQCLRVLEEQAEYDNEALQKANDLLAQKEKEIQDLEAELELYKKKLGNMALFDDALEASYDSNNAKQAYTNCSEGCSSFPDVNADIPTSKYGMSSGEENIYKRSLILDFESERQQIMFCLNKLEERLHLFSKHEAIQESANVNSEFSTEEWVEVGNPKELDNSESSRSNGEIEENVRLEPTVDTSLSGVEVSTCKFPYESKYRQCADGDSELETLKNELSVLSSRLNALETEHCFLEHSINSLRNGDEGHRFIKEIAGHLRQLHFVWDRTNGDLASK; encoded by the exons ATGGATGTAAAGGAGACTTTTAGTAAAGGAAAAACTAAAGGTCCTTTTAGTATAACAGCAGCTTTAACTACAGCATTTCTTGAATGGTTGCTCATGATTTTTCTGTTTATGGACGGTGCTTTCGCCTACTTAGTTACAAAGTTTGCTCAGTATTGCCAATTACAAGTTCCATGTTTGCTTTGCTCGAGGCTGGATCATGTGCTTGGCAAGGAAAAAGCTGGATTTTACTGGGATTTAATATGCCCCAATCATAAGTTGAAGATATCTTCATTAGTTCTTTGTCATTCTCACAATAACCTGGTTGATGTTCATGGGATGTGTGAGAGTTGCCTGTTCTCATTTGCTACAGTAAATAAGTCGAATGCCGAAACCTATAGATTGCTGGTTGGAAAACTTGGGGCAGATTCTCACCTTGCTGATAAGGATCCTTTACTCGAGGAGAAAACCAGTTGTTCCgcaggaaaaataaaatgttattGTTGTAAAGAGGAATGTGTTTCCAGAGGATATTCCCAAAAATTGTTCAAGTTTACATCTTTGTGCGCTGATGCAGCTCAACTTGATGCGCCTTTATCTGAAACTAAGGAGATTGGAAATGAGCCATCTGTTTCAGTCTATGATCCTTTGCCTCATTTGGAATATAAAAAGGTTAAGGTTAGCTCTGATTCTGAATCAGAAGCTGCACACTCAGATGGTGATAGTGCTAGGTCTCTAATCCGTGCAAGGGACAATTCTATAAATGATTCTTTAGATAGATGTTTGCATCCGGAACCTCAGACTTTTACTTTCACTGATGACCTTGCTACTGAGAAACTTGTACATTCAGCTTCAGTGCCCGAACCATCACTTCTAGATGCAGAAATTGATTTCAGATGTAGAGATTTCCCTTCTAATATGACATCTGCTGCAGCAGTTGAGCATGGATTACAGGAACTCAACTGGCAGGAAGCTGAACAGAAGACTGATGCATCTGCCCCAGCTGAGCTTATAACTTTTGATGAAGCCACCCCTTTGTCCATTGTCAATGAAAATCTTGTTGATGTAGCTAGAGAGACCT CTGCGGAGATGGTCAACCAAGTTGTCAAAGTTCGTGGGGAAGTCTCTCGGACAAGAAGTGATGAGATCCCGAAGAGTGGAGCAGAATTGGATTCTAAACCAGAGACAAATGAGATTAGTTTACAAACAGCTGGTTCATTTGATCTAGGTGATGCTTATAAGTTGGCTGTTGGCAATAGATCAAGGCAATTATCCGGAAAGTTTTTGGAGCAGATGTCATTCAAGGATTCTACACGAATGAGTGAAGATCTGAAGGTCTTACTTACGCAACTGTCTTCTCCTCGTGTTACTGATACTATATTGAGTGAGATGAGTCCTCGGGTGTCTGTAAATGGTGAGGAAATTAGAACTTCTGAAGCTTCTAACTTTATTGGAATGCAGATACTTCATAAAAGGATCTCGCTTGAGAGAAATGAATCTGGTTTATCTCTGGAAGGAAGCGCTGTGAGTGAAATTGAAGGTGAGAGTGTGTCTGATCGTTTAAAACGACAGGTGGAGTATGATAGAAAACTAATGGCTGCTCTCTATAAGGAGTTGGAGGAAGAGAGAAATGCGTCCTCAGTTGCTGCAAATCAGGCAATGGCAATGATTACAAGATTACAAGAGGAGAAGGCAGCACTGAACATGGAAGCCCTGCAATGCCTAAGAGTGCTCGAAGAACAAGCTGAATACGACAATGAAGCACTGCAGAAAGCAAATGATCTTCTTGCACAGAAGGAGAAAGAGATTCAAGATTTAGAAGCTGAACTTGAACTTTACAAGAAGAAACTTGGGAACATGGCTCTATTTGATGATGCACTTGAGGCAAGTTATGATTCAAATAATGCTAAGCAAGCTTATACTAATTGCAGTGAAGGCTGTTCATCATTTCCTGACGTGAATGCTGATATACCCACCAGCAAATATGGAATGTCCTCTGGAGAGGAGAACATATATAAGAGGAGTCTGatacttgattttgaaagtgaaagaCAGCAAATTATGTTTTGTTTGAACAAATTGGAAGAAAGGCTCCATTTGTTCTCTAAGCATGAGGCTATTCAGGAGTCTGCTAATGTGAACAGCGAGTTTTCAACAGAAGAATGGGTTGAAGTGGGTAATCCGAAAGAATTGGACAATAGCGAGTCTTCTAGAAGTAATGGTGAAATAGAGGAAAATGTTCGCCTAGAGCCAACCGTCGACACAAGCCTTTCTGGTGTAGAAGTATCTACTTGCAAGTTTCCATATGAGAGCAAATATAGGCAGTGCGCTGATGGAGATTCTGAGTTAGAGACTTTGAAAAATGAGTTATCAGTTTTGAGCAGCAGGCTGAATGCACTTGAAACAGAACACTGCTTTCTTGAGCACTCCATCAACTCACTGAGGAATGGAGATGAGGGGCATCGATTCATTAAGGAGATAGCTGGTCACTTGCGACAGTTGCATTTTGTTTGGGACAGAACAAATGGTGATCTTGCGAGTAAATAA
- the LOC107818026 gene encoding myosin-binding protein 1 isoform X1, translating into MLPLSSVQLSFCHCTNFLKMDVKETFSKGKTKGPFSITAALTTAFLEWLLMIFLFMDGAFAYLVTKFAQYCQLQVPCLLCSRLDHVLGKEKAGFYWDLICPNHKLKISSLVLCHSHNNLVDVHGMCESCLFSFATVNKSNAETYRLLVGKLGADSHLADKDPLLEEKTSCSAGKIKCYCCKEECVSRGYSQKLFKFTSLCADAAQLDAPLSETKEIGNEPSVSVYDPLPHLEYKKVKVSSDSESEAAHSDGDSARSLIRARDNSINDSLDRCLHPEPQTFTFTDDLATEKLVHSASVPEPSLLDAEIDFRCRDFPSNMTSAAAVEHGLQELNWQEAEQKTDASAPAELITFDEATPLSIVNENLVDVARETSAAEMVNQVVKVRGEVSRTRSDEIPKSGAELDSKPETNEISLQTAGSFDLGDAYKLAVGNRSRQLSGKFLEQMSFKDSTRMSEDLKVLLTQLSSPRVTDTILSEMSPRVSVNGEEIRTSEASNFIGMQILHKRISLERNESGLSLEGSAVSEIEGESVSDRLKRQVEYDRKLMAALYKELEEERNASSVAANQAMAMITRLQEEKAALNMEALQCLRVLEEQAEYDNEALQKANDLLAQKEKEIQDLEAELELYKKKLGNMALFDDALEASYDSNNAKQAYTNCSEGCSSFPDVNADIPTSKYGMSSGEENIYKRSLILDFESERQQIMFCLNKLEERLHLFSKHEAIQESANVNSEFSTEEWVEVGNPKELDNSESSRSNGEIEENVRLEPTVDTSLSGVEVSTCKFPYESKYRQCADGDSELETLKNELSVLSSRLNALETEHCFLEHSINSLRNGDEGHRFIKEIAGHLRQLHFVWDRTNGDLASK; encoded by the exons AT GTTGCCCCTTAGTAGTGTTCAATTATCATTCTGCCATTGCACAAATTTCTTGAAAATGGATGTAAAGGAGACTTTTAGTAAAGGAAAAACTAAAGGTCCTTTTAGTATAACAGCAGCTTTAACTACAGCATTTCTTGAATGGTTGCTCATGATTTTTCTGTTTATGGACGGTGCTTTCGCCTACTTAGTTACAAAGTTTGCTCAGTATTGCCAATTACAAGTTCCATGTTTGCTTTGCTCGAGGCTGGATCATGTGCTTGGCAAGGAAAAAGCTGGATTTTACTGGGATTTAATATGCCCCAATCATAAGTTGAAGATATCTTCATTAGTTCTTTGTCATTCTCACAATAACCTGGTTGATGTTCATGGGATGTGTGAGAGTTGCCTGTTCTCATTTGCTACAGTAAATAAGTCGAATGCCGAAACCTATAGATTGCTGGTTGGAAAACTTGGGGCAGATTCTCACCTTGCTGATAAGGATCCTTTACTCGAGGAGAAAACCAGTTGTTCCgcaggaaaaataaaatgttattGTTGTAAAGAGGAATGTGTTTCCAGAGGATATTCCCAAAAATTGTTCAAGTTTACATCTTTGTGCGCTGATGCAGCTCAACTTGATGCGCCTTTATCTGAAACTAAGGAGATTGGAAATGAGCCATCTGTTTCAGTCTATGATCCTTTGCCTCATTTGGAATATAAAAAGGTTAAGGTTAGCTCTGATTCTGAATCAGAAGCTGCACACTCAGATGGTGATAGTGCTAGGTCTCTAATCCGTGCAAGGGACAATTCTATAAATGATTCTTTAGATAGATGTTTGCATCCGGAACCTCAGACTTTTACTTTCACTGATGACCTTGCTACTGAGAAACTTGTACATTCAGCTTCAGTGCCCGAACCATCACTTCTAGATGCAGAAATTGATTTCAGATGTAGAGATTTCCCTTCTAATATGACATCTGCTGCAGCAGTTGAGCATGGATTACAGGAACTCAACTGGCAGGAAGCTGAACAGAAGACTGATGCATCTGCCCCAGCTGAGCTTATAACTTTTGATGAAGCCACCCCTTTGTCCATTGTCAATGAAAATCTTGTTGATGTAGCTAGAGAGACCT CAGCTGCGGAGATGGTCAACCAAGTTGTCAAAGTTCGTGGGGAAGTCTCTCGGACAAGAAGTGATGAGATCCCGAAGAGTGGAGCAGAATTGGATTCTAAACCAGAGACAAATGAGATTAGTTTACAAACAGCTGGTTCATTTGATCTAGGTGATGCTTATAAGTTGGCTGTTGGCAATAGATCAAGGCAATTATCCGGAAAGTTTTTGGAGCAGATGTCATTCAAGGATTCTACACGAATGAGTGAAGATCTGAAGGTCTTACTTACGCAACTGTCTTCTCCTCGTGTTACTGATACTATATTGAGTGAGATGAGTCCTCGGGTGTCTGTAAATGGTGAGGAAATTAGAACTTCTGAAGCTTCTAACTTTATTGGAATGCAGATACTTCATAAAAGGATCTCGCTTGAGAGAAATGAATCTGGTTTATCTCTGGAAGGAAGCGCTGTGAGTGAAATTGAAGGTGAGAGTGTGTCTGATCGTTTAAAACGACAGGTGGAGTATGATAGAAAACTAATGGCTGCTCTCTATAAGGAGTTGGAGGAAGAGAGAAATGCGTCCTCAGTTGCTGCAAATCAGGCAATGGCAATGATTACAAGATTACAAGAGGAGAAGGCAGCACTGAACATGGAAGCCCTGCAATGCCTAAGAGTGCTCGAAGAACAAGCTGAATACGACAATGAAGCACTGCAGAAAGCAAATGATCTTCTTGCACAGAAGGAGAAAGAGATTCAAGATTTAGAAGCTGAACTTGAACTTTACAAGAAGAAACTTGGGAACATGGCTCTATTTGATGATGCACTTGAGGCAAGTTATGATTCAAATAATGCTAAGCAAGCTTATACTAATTGCAGTGAAGGCTGTTCATCATTTCCTGACGTGAATGCTGATATACCCACCAGCAAATATGGAATGTCCTCTGGAGAGGAGAACATATATAAGAGGAGTCTGatacttgattttgaaagtgaaagaCAGCAAATTATGTTTTGTTTGAACAAATTGGAAGAAAGGCTCCATTTGTTCTCTAAGCATGAGGCTATTCAGGAGTCTGCTAATGTGAACAGCGAGTTTTCAACAGAAGAATGGGTTGAAGTGGGTAATCCGAAAGAATTGGACAATAGCGAGTCTTCTAGAAGTAATGGTGAAATAGAGGAAAATGTTCGCCTAGAGCCAACCGTCGACACAAGCCTTTCTGGTGTAGAAGTATCTACTTGCAAGTTTCCATATGAGAGCAAATATAGGCAGTGCGCTGATGGAGATTCTGAGTTAGAGACTTTGAAAAATGAGTTATCAGTTTTGAGCAGCAGGCTGAATGCACTTGAAACAGAACACTGCTTTCTTGAGCACTCCATCAACTCACTGAGGAATGGAGATGAGGGGCATCGATTCATTAAGGAGATAGCTGGTCACTTGCGACAGTTGCATTTTGTTTGGGACAGAACAAATGGTGATCTTGCGAGTAAATAA